The following coding sequences lie in one Lolium perenne isolate Kyuss_39 chromosome 2, Kyuss_2.0, whole genome shotgun sequence genomic window:
- the LOC127329530 gene encoding uncharacterized protein has product MAGQDKRMSPLMLVGNGKRNAKKGRAHALVPMMKPNQQQQVTGDLEDGELAHGTNVQVLVPLVQEMPPQIDVRVDVTLLHCQACRLPLQPPVFVCASGHVMCCHCCKGHDEVCDVASIHCGGLGAFICVSKVPCSYKDFGCDSHVVYHQAGAHMRACHFAPCKCPESGCGFLGSPPGLVDHFATIHSQPITYVRYGRSWNLSLPLTKSWHVVVGQEDQNVFMVTLGELGAAGTAVSLVCVRANNTATTVTQFWCKLSVVHPGGDKDKVVLMSSAVSNNAMFDGTPSPEQEMFLAVPQELIFGELLAINVHIDPIHSIDVATMTETMHPPPHARKTRRFR; this is encoded by the exons ATGGCTGGGCAGGACAAGAGGATGTCGCCATTGATGTTGGTAGGCAATGGCAAGCGCAACGCTAAGAAGGGGAGGGCACACGCCCTTGTTCCCATGATGAAACCAAACCAGCAACAACAGGTAACTGGAGATCTTGAGGATGGGGAGTTGGCTCATGGCACAAACGTGCAAGTCTTGGTGCCGTTGGTACAAGAGATGCCGCCACAGATTGATGTGAGGGTCGATGTGACGTTGCTCCACTGCCAGGCTTGCCGCCTACCCCTCCAGCCACCCGTTTTCGTG TGCGCATCCGGACATGTCATGTGTTGCCACTGCTGCAAGGGCCATGACGAGGTGTGTGATGTTGCCAGCATCCACTGTGGTGGGTTGGGTGCCTTCATTTGCGTATCCAAGGTGCCATGCTCCTACAAGGACTTCGGTTGCGATAGCCATGTCGTCTACCATCAGGCTGGCGCGCACATGCGCGCATGCCATTTTGCACCTTGTAAGTGCCCGGAGTCCGGCTGTGGCTTCCTGGGTTCCCCGCCAGGGCTCGTGGATCACTTCGCCACCATTCACTCCCAGCCCATCACCTACGTCCGCTACGGGCGGTCCTGGAACCTCAGCCTCCCACTTACAAAGAGTTGGCATGTCGTCGTTGGGCAGGAGGACCAAAATGTCTTCATGGTCACTCTGGGTGAGCTCGGTGCCGCTGGCACAGCGGTGTCGCTGGTGTGTGTCAGGGCaaacaacaccgccaccacggtGACCCAGTTTTGGTGTAAGCTCTCGGTGGTGCACCCTGGTGGTGACAAGGACAAGGTGGTCCTGATGTCTTCGGCGGTGAGCAACAACGCAATGTTCGACGGCACCCCAAGTCCGGAGCAGGAGATGTTCCTGGCGGTGCCGCAGGAgttgatttttggtgaattacTCGCTATCAACGTCCATATTGATCCAATACACTCGATTGATGTTGCAACCATGACCGAGACGATGCACCCACCACCACATGCTAGGAAAACTAGAAGGTTCCGTTGA